The DNA sequence TTAATTTCAACAATAAAGATTTTTTGATTTGGATATTTCTCTTTATTAGGATGTTAAAAAATATCTAATATTTTTCATTTGAGATAGCAAAAACAATTTCTTCAAACGAAATATTTCTTTTCTCTTTTAAGATATTATTTTTATCTTCGTCCCAATCAAAGTATTTCATAAATATCCGAAATGTGTGCCTTATAGGTATACAATTTACAAAAGTGTGATTAATTTGTCAATATTATGTTTGATTTTTTTGAACGGTATAACGGCGTGGCAAATAACCCGTCCGCCCAAAACTACAATTTTACTAAATAACGATTGGTTTATTTTAATGAGCAGTTTTTATTTTTCTTTAGCAAAAACTGCGACTAACTTTTCTAAATTGCACTTCACTTTAAAAAAAACTTAAATTTACTTTCAAACTTTCTGTTTACAAACCAAACCGGAATTGAGCGAAGCAGTCGGGTTGATTTGTTTGTTATACTGTTTTAAACTTAAATTTATTTATCTAATTCTTTGACAATTTTTGCAAGTAATTTTTTTAAGGTAGGTAAATCTTTTTTAGCAGTTTTCCAAACAACATCAACGTTTACACCAAAATAATCGTGAATAAGTTTATCTCGCATTCCACTTATTTCTCGCCATGGAATTTCTGAAAAATTATTCTTTATTTCTTTCGGTACTTTTTTGCTTGCTTCCCCAACAATTTCAATTGCGCGAATTACTGCAAATTGTGTTTTTTCATCTTTCCTAAATTCGTTTATTGTTAATCCTTTTATAAATAGAATTCCTTTACTTGTTGATTCAAGCATATCATTTAGATATTGTATGAAATCTCTATCGATACTCATATTGGGATTGAATTATTAAGAATTGAATGTCTAAGTCTTGGTTTCAAAGAATTTTTCATAACCAAATCGACTTTGATTTCTAATTCATCTGAAAGATAATTTTCAAGTTCAATAAATTTTAATAAACTTGGCGTCTTTAAAAATGTCACCAAAATATCAACGTCGCTTTTTTGATTTTGTTTATTTCTTATATAAGAACCAAAAACTTCAATTTTATTAACATTGAATTTTTCTTTTATAATTGGTTCAACATTTTTTAAAATACTAAGTATATATTGAATGTCTTTTTTCATAGTTAGAAAAATGTATTAATTATCTCAATAATTCAACATTTATTTAACAGTATAACGGCGTAGCAAATAACCCGACGCCAAACACAACAATTTTATATAATAATGAATGATTTATTTTAAAGAGCAGTTTTTAATTTTCCATAACAAAAACAGCGACTCTCCGTTAGCTAACGGATTTCTAAATTGCACTTCACTTTAACAAAAAACTTAAATGAACTTTCCAAACTTTCTGTTTACAAACCAAACCGGAAATGAGCGAAGCAGTCGGGTTGATTTGTTTGTTATATAGCATTTACTTTTATCTTAACAACAACATTTTTTTTGTCTCTAAATATTTATCACATTGAATTCTATAAAAATAAATACCACTTGAATATCCATTCCCATCCCATATTACATTATAAATACCAGGCATTTCAATTTTATCAACAAGTGTTTTAATTTTATTTCCTAAAATATCATAAATTGTTAAAGTAACTTTTGATTGTTTAGGAATAGTATAACTTATTTTTGTTGTTGGATTGAACGGATTTGGATAATTCTGGTCAAGTCTATAAGTTAATGGAATTACTCCCGTAACTTCAACAACAGAGCTATATGTTATAGTGCCGTCAATATTAATTTCTTTTAAACGGTATGAAATTGTGTTTGACATTATTTTGCTAATATCATCAGTATATTCATATTGATTTCTGTTGTTTAAAATGTTATTTATTTTCTGCCATGCTCCTGCA is a window from the Ignavibacteriota bacterium genome containing:
- a CDS encoding DUF86 domain-containing protein, yielding MSIDRDFIQYLNDMLESTSKGILFIKGLTINEFRKDEKTQFAVIRAIEIVGEASKKVPKEIKNNFSEIPWREISGMRDKLIHDYFGVNVDVVWKTAKKDLPTLKKLLAKIVKELDK
- a CDS encoding nucleotidyltransferase family protein — encoded protein: MKKDIQYILSILKNVEPIIKEKFNVNKIEVFGSYIRNKQNQKSDVDILVTFLKTPSLLKFIELENYLSDELEIKVDLVMKNSLKPRLRHSILNNSIPI